In Mycobacterium sp. ITM-2016-00317, the genomic window AATCAACGTGGCCAGGCGTGTCGATCAGGTGCAGGACGAACTCCTCGTCCCCCACTTTCCAGGGCAACCGGACGTTCTGCGCCTTGATCGTGATGCCGCGCTCGCGCTCGATGTCCATCCGGTCCAGGTACTGCGCCCGCATATCCCTGTCCGCGACCACGCCGGTGAGCTGCAGCATCCGATCGGCCAGGGTGGACTTGCCGTGGTCGATGTGAGCGATGATGCAGAAGTTCCGTATCTGCGCCGGCGCGGTGAAGGTCTTGTCGGCGAAACTGCTGATGGGAATCTCCTGGTGAACGGGGTGTGGCTGCCGAAACAGGCCCCTCCAGAGTATCGAGACCCGACCTCCCCGACACAATCGAGCCACCATCGAGCCGACTTCGGGGCACCCGGCACCGCCTATGCTTGGCGGGTATGGCGTCCTCGTCGTCGTATGTGAAGGCGTTTCAGCGCCTCTTGGTGAAAGGCACCGAGAACCTCGTGTTCAACGAGGCCCCCAAGCTCGTGCGCCAGCTGCAGAAGTCGGACGTCCTGCAGCGCGGCATCCAACAGGGCATCCGCATCGGTCTCGACGTGCTGTCCGGCCGGCGGAGACGGCCGCCCCCGCGCTGCCCGCGGGCCGGCCGGTGTCGAGTCGCTTCGTCCCGACGGCCCACCGGGCCCGCAGGGTTTCCTACGCACCCGACCTGGACGGCCGGGCCGACCCCGGTGAGATCGTGTGGACCTGGGTGGCGTTCGAGGACGACCCGACCCGCGGCAAGGACCGTCCGGTGCTGGTCGTCGGGCGCGACCGCAGCATCCTGCTGGGGCTGATGCTGTCCAGCCGGGACCACCACCGCGACGACGAGAACTGGGTCGGCATCGGCAGCGGCAGCTGGGACTACGACGGCCGGGCCAGCTGGGTCCGGCTCGACCGCGTCCTCGACGTGCCCGAGGAGGGCATCAGGCGCGAGGGCGCCGTGCTGGACCGCGAGGTCTTCGACGTCGTGGCGGCACGGCTGCGCGCCGACTACTCCTGGAGCTGAGCGGCGGCCCAGCAAGCCGCCTGCGCGTTGGAAGCGCAACGTTTCCGTTCCTTCGCGAACGCACCCGTACGCCCCTTATCGAGACGTTTAGCCATTCACCAGCCGTAGCCTGCATGCCAAGTGGAGCGGTGCGCGCGCGAGCAACCTGACAGCAAAAGTGGTGAGCTTGTTTCGTTGTGGGTGACATCGCCGCATCTGTTCCTAGCGCCAAGCGCACGCCATGCGGTCAGGTTCTCGTTAGCCTCAGAGAAGATCAGCCAGCAAGACGGCAGTTCGACCTCGTAACTCGGCATTTCGCCGATGCCCGGACAGCGAAGGTGGTTTTTCTCCGCGAGTCAACCAGGGCCCCGTAAAGGCGGCGGCGCGGAGAATGTTGTTCACGAGGGGGAATCCGGGAGAGACCTCGCCGCCATAGGCTGCTGGTAGCAAATTAACGGTGCTTGCTATTCTCAGTCATCGCGGCATACCATCTTGGCCGGGATGAGTTAGCTGACTGGGGGAAGTCCATGATCTTGCGGTTTCTATTCGTGGTTGCTGCAACCGGCGCCATTGCTCTTGGGGCACCGGCCACCGCGGGCGCGGTGCCGTTCTCTAACTGCACCGCTGCTCGCGATGCGGGCTATGAGGACATTCCTCGGGGCTCCGAGTTCTACGGTCCGCATCTCGACCGCGACAACGACGGCATCGGCTGCGAGAGCTAGATGAAGCGCACCATCCTTGGCGTTGCGGTTTGCACACTGGCGCTGGGCAGCATGGTCAACGCGGCCATCGCCGGCGCCGACCAATACATCGACTTCGGGACCAATCAGGCGGCATGCAAGGCTGCGGCCCAGCAAGCGAATGCGTCGCGCGCGCCAGGGGCCAGTGCGTCCTTCTGCTATCAGACCGGACCGGGGCACTACTCCCTTTTCTACGGCGACTGACCCATGGTCTGGAGTCCAAATACTTACCCGGGTGGGGATCACCGCTACGCGCACCAGGTCTTTCGGTGGCTAGACAGTGGCACGGATCCCTATCCGGTGGCCAACGGGTGCTCGCAGACACGCCGAACTTCTACAGCAATTTGGACCGCGCCCGCCCGTGGCACCGGTCGTGCCAACGAGGGGAGAAAGCACATGACCCGTACCTACCTAATTCTCGGATTCTCAGCTCTGAGCCTCACCGCGTGCAGCGGGAGCCAGGAGGCAACGCCGACGACAGTGACTGTGACCGACACGAGCACGGCCACTCGGGCGCAGGCACCAGTGGCACCCCCGGCGCCGTCATCATGGCCAATGCCTGACCTCATCGGTCGGGACCTCCAGGCGGCGCAAGACACCATCCAGGCATTGACCAACTTCGAGATTCCGCTCAGTACGTCGACCGACCTCACCGGCCAAGGTCGCATGCAGGTCATGGATCGCAACTGGCAAGTCTGCTCGTCGACTCCCGCCCCCGGCGAGTCATTGACGACAAATACGCCAGTCGATTTCGGCGTGGTGCGCGATTCGGAAGTCTGCCCCTGATCCCAACCCCTGCCTTATCGCACCGGTTGCATCGGAACCTCAAGTCGTGCCAAAACCCTACCGGGAGCGAAACTTTCGGTGGGCGAGCAGCTTCCCGACAAGATGGATACGGCAAACTCATGCGAACGTTCAGAGTGTCGGGCTTCATCACCCGCCGGGAGGTTGCTCTGCCAGGGCGCCTCAGCCGGGGGTCCGCCACATCGGCCATATCTGCGGCCCGCCACCGGGAATCGTGAGCTCTCCGGTGACTTCGAAGCCGAACCGCAGGTAGTACGGCAGGTTCGACTCCTTGGTGGACTCCAGGTAGGCGGGCGCCCGCGCCGCGTCGCAGCGGTCCAGCCGCGACCGCATCAGCGCGTGCGCCAGCCCGGTGCCGCGCATGTCGGGGTCGGAGCCGATCACCCCCAGATACCAGTGCGGCTCCTCCGGGTGGTGCTGTTTCATCAGTTCGACCATCTCCTGGCCGCGGCCGAGGTGGCGGCCGACAGCCAGCAGCATCGCCGGCATCATCCGCAGTTCCTCACGCGGTGTCTGCTTCCACCGCCCCGGCGGATCCCACAGTGCCGCGGCGCCCACCGTGCCGTCCCGGGCCGCGATCTCGACCGCCTCACCGGCCAGGAAGTGGTACCGGGTCATCGCGGCGAAGATGCGGGGCAGCGCCCTGGCGCGACGGGCCTCGTTGGGGATCATCCACGCCATCACCGGGTCGTCGCGGAACGCGCGGCCCAACACCCGCGCCAGCGGCTTCACGTCCGCCTTCCGGGCGGAGCGGACCTGGACGTCTGCCGACATCAACCCTGGGTGATGTAGGCCTGGAGGTGCTCGTGGTCGCGCTCGAGTTCCTCCATCCGGGTCTTGACGACGTCGCCGATGCTGACGATCCCGGCCAGCCTGCCGTCGACCACGACCGGGACGTGCCGAACCCGGTTGTTGGTCATCAACGCGCTGAGGCTGTCCACCGAGTCCTCCGGGGTGCAGGTGGCGACCAGCGTCGTCATGATCTCCGACACCGGCCGGTGCAACAGGTCGGCACCGACGTCGTGGAGCTTACGCACGACGTCACGCTCGGACACGATACCGAGCAGACCGTCGGGCGAGACCACCACCATCGCGCCGATGTTGTGCACGGTCAGTTCGGTCAGCAGGCCGGCCACCGACGTCTCAGGCGTGATGGTGGCGACCGCCGCGCCCTTGTTTCGCAGCACGTCGGAAATCCGCATCGACTACCTCCTGGTGATGTAGCTCACACCCAGGCTACCCGCTGGCGCGCGCTTTCGAAGCGGTTCCGCGCGTCCCGTCCGGGCCGTCTTTGCCATATCCGAATGCATTCGCAGGCAAAGTGTTTCATCGCGGATCTGCGATTGCCGACCGTCCGCCACGGACCGCGGGTAGGTTCTGGCGGCATGATCGAAGTCACGCTGCTGGGCACCGGAAGCCCCATCCCCGACGCCCGGCGTGCCGGACCGTCGACATTGGTCCGCGCGGGCGGGCAAACATTCCTCGTCGACTGCGGCCGCGGCGTGCTGCAGCGCACCGCCGCCGTCGGGCTCGGGGCCGACCAGATCACGGCCCTACTTCTGACCCATCTGCACAGCGACCACATCACCGATCTGGGCGACGTGCTGATCACCCGCTGGGTGTCGAACTTCGCCCCTGACCTGCCGCCGCTGCCGATCATCGGGCCGCCCGGGACCGCCGAGGTGGTCGACCACGTGCTCTGGTCGCTGCGCCTCGACATCGGGTACCGCATGGCCCATCACGCCGATCTCACCGAACCACCACAGGTCGAGGTCGAGGAGGTGACCGCGGGCGTGGTCTGGGGTCGCGACGAGGTCCGGGTCAGCGTCGGTCCGACCAACCACCGGCCGGTGGCGCCGACCATCTGCTTCCGGGTCGAACACCACGGCGCCTCGGTGGTGCTGGCCGGCGACACGGTGCCCTGTGTGGGCCTCGACGAACTGGCCGCCGGCGCAGGGGCGTTGGTGCACACCGTGGTTCGCCCCGATTTGATCCACGCCCTGCCAGTGCAGCGCATCCGGGACATCTGCGGGTACCACTCCTCGGTGGAGGAGGCCGCCGAGACCGCGACGCGCGCCGGCGTCGGCATCCTGATCCTCACCCACTACGTGCCGGCACTGCAGCCCGGCCAGGAGGACGAGTGGCGCGCGCTGGCCGCCACCAAGTTCGACCGGCAGATCGAACTCGGCGACGACCTGCACCGGGTGGAGGTCCACCCCGGCGTGTGCGCTAAGCCAGCCGGGTGATCTCGACGATGACGTCCAGATCGGTGGAGCCCTCCCCCGAGTAGATGCCCTTGAGCGGCGTGACGTCGGCGTAGTCGCGGCCGACGCCGACGCTGATGTACTGCTCGTTGATCTGGGCGTCGTTGGTGGGGTCGTAGTGCCACCACTCCCCCGTCCAGGCCTGCACCCAGGCGTGACTCTGCCCGTCCACGGTGACACCGACCTCCGCGTCGCGGTGGGGATGCAGGTAACCCGACACGTACCGGGACGGAATTCGCATGCTGCGCAACAACATCAACGTCAAATGGGCGAAGTCCTGGCACACGCCCTTACCCTCACGCAGCGCATCGACCCCCGAGGAGTGCACCCCGGTGGTCCCCGGGACGTACTGCAACTCGCCCTGCACCCAGCGGGCGGCCTCGATGACCGCCTCGGCCGGTTCGTAGTACTTCGCGATGCGCCGCCCGACCCGTTCAATGCGCTTGCTCGCGGGCACGTAGTGCGTCGGGGCGACCATCTCGTCGTACTTGTCGATCACCGCCTCCGACACCAGATCGGCCCACGTGACCTTGGTCTGGGGTTCCTCCGGGATGTCCGTCTCGACCACCGAGGACGCGGTGACTTCCAGCTCGGTGTGCGGGGCGTGCAGATCGAACGCCGTCACCGCGGTGCCCCAGTAGTCGACGTAGCGGTAGGACCGGGTGGCGGGGACGGTTTCGACCCGGTTGAGGATCACGTTCTGCCGGGAATCCGAGCGCGGCGTCAGCCGGGCCTCGTTGAACGACGCCGTCACCGGTGACTTGTAGGCATAGCCCGTCGAGTGCACCACGCGCATGCGCCACATCTAGATCTCCCCCTCTTCGATCACCAACGAATTGCGCCCGGCGTCCGTCCACGCTACCCACGGTGCGGAGTGGAAGTACTGCAGCGCCAACGCTTCTCCGACGTCGAAGCACGTCTTCTGCAGGTCGGCCAGCCGCTCCTCCAGCGAGTCCAGCAGCACCCCGGGCTGGAGGAACTCCAGCTCGCTGCGCGCCCGGCCGAGTAGGCGCTGCGCCTCGGCGGTGGCGCCGAGACGGCTGTGCGGACGGTTCATCAGCTCGTCGAGGCTGTGCTCGGCCAGCCGCAGCGAGAAGAAGATCGACCGCGGGAACAGCCGGTCCAGCAGCATGAACTCGACCACCCGGCCCGCGTCGAGCACGCCGCGGTAGGTCCTCAGGTAGGTGTCGTGGGCGCCCGCCGAGCGCAGCAGCGTGACCCACGCCGGCGACGACGCGCTGTCACCCACCCGCGACAGCAGCAGCCGCACGGTCATGTCCACCCGCTCCAGCGCACGCCCGAGCACCATGAACCGGTATCCGTCGTCGCGGCTGAGGGTGGAGTCGGCAAGCCCCGCGAACATCGCCGCGCGGCCCTCTACGAAGGACAGGAACTCGTGCGGCCCCAGACGCTTGGCGGCGCGTTCCCGCTCGGCCAGCGCGTTGTAGGTGGTGTTCAGGCATTCCCAGATCTCGGTCGATGTGACTTCCCTTGCGCCACGGGCATTTTCCCGTGCCGCTGAGATCGCCTCGACGATCGAACCCTCGGTGCCGCGGCTGAACGCGACGATGTCGGTCAGTGACCACACGTCCAGCGGCACGTCGGGCGGCTCCATGCCCAGCACCCGCAGCAGGGTGCGCGAGGCCTGATCGGGGTCCACACTCGATTCTTCGAGAAGCTGGTGCACCGTCACGTCCAGGATCCGGGCCGTGTCATCGGCCCGCTCGACGTAGCGGCCGATCCAGTACAGCGATTCCGCGTTCCGCGCCAACATTTCGGATCGCCCCCCTACTGCTGCTGCTGGTCTTGGGTGTGCTCGGCTTTGCCGTTCTTGGTGGCGTTCTTGCTCGCGGCCGCCTTCGGCAGCGAGCGCACCACCTCGGCCGCCCCGAGTTCGCGGTCGGCCACCGACGTGCGCGACGCCAGCACCCAGGTGTCCTTCGACCCGCCGCCCTGGCTGGAGTTCACCACCAAGGAACCGTCGGGCAGCGCGACGCGGGTCAGCCCGCCCGGCAGCACCCACACGTCGTCGCCGTCGTTGACGGCGAACGGACGCAGGTCGACGTGGCGGGGCGCCAGTTTGTCGCCGATCTGGGTGGGCACCGTGGACAGCTGCATCACCGGCTGCGCGATCCAGCCGCGCGGGTCGGCGACGATCTTCTTGGTGATCGTGGCCAGCTCCTTCTCGGAAGCCTCCGGGCCGAACACGATGCCGTAGCCGCCCGAACCCTCCACCGGTTTGATCACCAGTTCGTCGATGCGGTCGAGCACCTCCTCGCGTTCCTCGTCGAGCCAGCAGCGGAACGTGTCGACGTTGGCCAGCAGCGGCTTCTCGCCCAGGTAGTACTCGATGATCGTCGGCACGTAGGTGTAGACGAGCTTGTCGTCGCCGACGCCGTTGCCGACCGCGCTGGAGATCACCACGTTGCCGGCGCGCGCGGCGTTGAGGATCCCGGCGACCCCGAGCACCGAATCCGGCTTGAACTGCATCGGGTCCAGGTAGTCGTCGTCGATGCGTCGGTAGATCACGTCGACCTGACGCTCGCCCTCGGTGGTGCGCATGTAGACGGCGTTGTCGCGGCAGAACAGGTCGCGGCCCTCGACCAGCTCGACGCCCATCTGCCGGGCCAGCAGCGAATGCTCGAAGTAGGCCGAGTTGTAGACCCCCGGTGTCAGCACGACGACCGTCGGGTCGGCGACGTTGTTGGCCGCGGCGTTGCGCAGGGCCCGCAGCAGGTGCGATGAGTAGTCCCCGACCGAGCGCACCCGGTGGGTGGCGAACAGGTTCGGGAACACGCGCGCCATGGTGCGGCGGTTCTCCATCACGTAGGAGACCCCCGAAGGTGAGCGCAGGTTGTCCTCCAGCACCCGGAAGCTGCCCTGTTCGTCGCGGATCAGGTCGATGCCGGCGACGTGGATGCGCACCCCGTTGGGAGGGACGATCCCGACGGCCTCGCGATGGAAGTGCTCACACGACGTGACCAGGCGGCGTGGGATGACCCCGTCTCGCAGGATCTCCTGGTCGCCGTAGATGTCATGGAGATACATCTCCAGCGCCTGCACGCGCTGCCGGATGCCGCGCTCCAGCCGGGTCCACTCCGCGGCCGAGATCACCCGCGGCACCAGGTCCAGAGGGAACGGCCGCTCCTGTCCCGACAGCGAGAACGTGATGCCCTGGTCGATGAACGCCCGGTCCAGCGCCTCGGACCGGGCCTGCAGGTCGCTGACGTCGGCCGGCGCGAGCTCCTTGTGGATGCCCTTGTAGGGGCCGCGGACGTTGCCCTGCGCGTCGAACATCTCGTCGAACGCCTTGGCATACGAGCCGAGCTTGTTGTAGCCACCGAAGATGCCGTCGTGCCGCTTCGCCGGTTTCGTGGCGCCACGGGTCGTTCGCAGCGTTTCGGTCGCCAAGGTGTCACCTGTTCTTTCCCTATGTGAGCATTCGATTGTCATGCTGCAGCATCGCGGCCGTTTCGGCAGGCCAGCAGAGCTCGCTTTGGGACATCTACCCGCTCGCTGCTACCCTGAACAGTCGCTGCCCCAGGACGGGCGCCCCCAGACTCAGAAGTAACCCCGTCGAGATTTAGAAGGAATAACACGCGTGGCCAACATCAAGTCGCAGGAGAAGCGCAACCGCACCAACGAGCGCCGCAGGTTGCGCAACAAGTCGGTGAAGTCGTCGCTCCACACCGCGGTCCGCGGATTCCGCGCGGCTGTCGATTCGGGCGACAAGGAGAAGGCCGGCGAGCTGCTGACGGCCACCAACCGCAAGCTGGACAAGGCTGCCAGCAAGGGCGTGATCCACAAGAACCAGGCCGCCAACCGCAAGTCGGCGCTGGCCCGGGCCCTCAACAAGATCTGACGGTCCCAGCTCCACCCTCTGGCGACTGACCGGTCTCGACCGGTCAGTCGCTGATCCATATCTCGACCGTCAGGCGCTGACCAGTCCTCAGCATTCAGTCGCTGACCAGCCCTCGGCATCAGTCGCTGACCAGCTCTCGGCATCAGTCGCTGACCAGCTCCGCTACCCGCCGGACCGCGTTCTCCAACGCGTAGTCCGCGTCGGCGGCGGCGCCTTTGACGTCGGCGTTCAGCGCCGCCACCAACCGCATCGCCTCGGCCACCGTGTCGCGCGACCATCGTCGCGCCTGCTTCTGGGCCTTCTGCACCCGCCACGGCGGCATCCCGATTTCACCGGCGATCTGGAAGTGATTGCCCGACATCGGCCCCACCCGTGCGATCGTGTGCACGGCCTCGGCCAGCGCGTCGGCCAGCACCACGTGCGGCTCCCCGGCGATCATCGCCCAGCGCAGCGCCTCGGCGGCACCCGCCACGTCCCCGGCGACCGCCTTGTCGGCGATGTCGAACCCCTTCACCTCGGCCTTACCCGAGTGGTAGCGGCGCACCGCGGCCGCGTCGATGGCGCCGCCGGTGTCGGCAACCAGCTGCGAGCACGCCGCGGCCAGCTCCCGGATGTCGGAACCGATGGCGTCGAGCACCGCGGTGACGGTGTCGTCGTCGACCTTGACGCGCAGCGCCTTGAACTCACGGCGGACGAAGTCGGCCCGCTCGGCCGGCTTGGCGATGCGCGTGCACGGGTGCACCTGCGCACCCAGCTTCTTCAGGTGATCGGCCAGGGCCTTGGCCCGCCCACCGCCGGAGTGCACCACCACCAGCAGCGTGCCGGCGGGCAGATCGGCGGCAGCGTCCTGGATCAGCGCCACCGCGTCCTTGCCGGCCTCGGCAGCGGACTCGAGCACCACGACCCGCTCGTCGGCGAACAGCGACGGGCTGAGCAGTTCGGCGAGTTCGCTGACGCTGACCTCACCGGCCCGGAGCCGGTCCACCGGCACGTCGGCGGTGCCCGCCGCGGTCCGGGCCGCGCGCAGCACCCCGGCGACGGCCCGTTCGACCAGAAGTTCCTCGTCACCCAGAACCAGGTGCACGCCCGTCATCTGACTCACCGCACGATGGTGCCACGTCGCCCCGACACCACCCAATGCCACACCAGGGCGACCACGGCAGCGGCCACCGCCACGCTCAGCACCCCGGCGGCGCCGGACGGCACGGTCACCGCGGCGGCGGGCAACTGCGCGGAACGCCGGGCCACCTCCAGCAGCCACCACACCTCCGGCCCGGTGAAGCGGATCAACAACTCCGCCCCCGCGGGCCACAGCGCGCTCAGCGCCGCCGCCGCGGTACCCAGCACGGTGATCGACGGAATCACCGGTGCCACCAGAAGATTCGCGATCACCGCGACCAGGCTCACCGAACCTGAGACGCCGGCCACCAACGGCGCGGTGACCAGCTGCGCGGCCAGCGCCACACTGACCGCGGCGGCCAGCGGCCGCGGCCAGCCCCGATCGGTCAGCCGCTTCGACCACGCCGGGGCCAGCACCACGAGGGCCGCGGTGGCCGACGCCGACAGCGCGAACCCGACGTCGACGGCGAGCCTCGGGGCGCCGATCATCAACCCGATCACCGTGGCCGCCAGCGCGGGCAGGGCCTGGCGACGCCGGTGCGTCAGCACCGCCAATAGCGTGATGGCGCCCATCACCGCGGCCCGCAGCACGCTGGGCGACGGTTGCACGACCACCACGAACGCCACCAGCGTCAGCGCTGCCAGCCCGACCGCGGCCCGCGGCCCGATCAGCACCGCCGACAGCAGCACCGCCCCGCACACGATCGTCACGTTCGCCCCCGACACCGCCGTCAGGTGGGCCAGCCCGGACGCGCGGAAGTCGGCCGCCGTCTGCGCCGGGACCGCGGACATGTCGCCGAGCACCAACGCGGGCAGCATCGCCGCCTGGCCGGGCGGCAGCGCCAGCCGCGCCGCGTCGGCGAACCCGGCGCGCAGACGGTGCGCCGACCGGTGGATGGGCGCGGCCTCCCCGCGGACCGGCGCGCCGCGCGCCGACAGCACCGCGACGGTCAGGTCGCGCCGCGTCGGCCGCCCCACCCGCGCCCGGAACCGCGCGGGCTGCCCGGCCGTCAGCCCCGCGTAGTCGGCACCGGACGCGAAGACCACCACGTCTCCCGACGACGGCGCGCCGTCGAGCTCCACCAGCGGGCCGCGGAACATGGTGCGGCCGCCCTCGAGCAGCCGCGGCGTCTCCGACGGGCTGACGACCACCGTGACCTCCGCGCCGACGCGGCCGGTGATCGGGTGCCCGGCCACCGCGTCGACCCGCACCGCGACCGCCACCGCGAACCCGCACGCGACCAGCGCGACCGCGGCCACCCCGGCCCGGACCGCCTTCGGGTCGCTGCCGGCACGACGGGCGCCCCACCAGCCGGCGAGCGCGGTCACGGCGATCGCCGTCACCGTCGCGGCCACCGCACCCGCTGCCTGCCACGCGATCCCCGCCGCGGTGACCGCCCAGCTGGTCAGCGCGGCGGGCACCAGGCGCAGGTCCACGACCTCACACCCGCACCAGCGCGCGTAACTTGTCCAGCCGGGCCGGCCCGATCCCGTCGACGTCGCCGAGCTGGTCCACGCTGTCGAACCGGCCGTTGGCGTCCCGCCAGGCGATGATCGCCGCGGCGGTGACCGGTCCGACACCGGGCAGCGTGTCCAGCTGCGCCTCGGTGGCCGTGTTCAGGTCGACCAGCCCTGCCTGGCCCGGAGACGGCCCGCCGGTCGCGGGCCCGCCGGATCCGGTCGGCTCGGACACCACCGCGCTGCCCATCTCGGCAGGCTGCCCGGGGGCGGCGGCGATCCCGACCACGATCTGTTCGCCGTCGGTGACCCTGCGCGCCATGTTCAGCCCCAGCACGTCGGCGCCGTCGAGCGCCCCGCCCGCCGCCTGCAGCGCATCGGCGATCCTGGCCCCGGGCGTGAGGGTGACCAGCCCGGGCGTGTGCACCAGCCCGACCACGCTGACCACCACGGGTTCCGCAGGCCCCGGGGTCGCCGGACCAGCCGCCGGCGCCGCCGAGGACACCATCTCGACCGGTGGCAGTTTCGCGGCCACCACCGCCGGCGGGCTGTCCCGGATCAGGCTGACCACCGTGACCAACACCGCGACGAGGCCGACGATGCCGAGCGCGACCACGCCGGCTCGGCCCGGGTCGGCCCGGATCCGGGCCAGCAGCGGCGACGAACCGGTCGGTGGGGCCGCGGGCAGCCAGCGCGACAGCAGCGTGTCGGGCGGATCGTCGTCGTCCTCGGCGGCCGCGTCACCGGCCGGCGCGAGCCGCCGACGCAGCCGGTCGGCGGGCAGTTCGGTGGACATGCCGCGACGCTATGCCCGGCCGGCGACGGCGCCGCGCCGATGCGGAGACCGCGTACCGAACCTGGGGATGAACTCCGCTCTGGGGACAACGGTGGCTAGCATGCTGACTGATATGAATCGCCGAGCCCCGTTGATCGCAGGTGTGGCGTTCGCGGTGCTCTACGCGACAGCTGTGCTGCTGCTCCCGTCGTTTCCCGGCCCCGATTCCGGGATTGCCCGCGTCCAGGCCCTGCTGTTGGCGTCCGCAGCGCTCGCGTTGGTCGTGGTGCTCGCGTTCGCCCGGGACCGGCTGGCCGGGCCACCGGCGCATCTGTTCGCGATCGGCTCGGCCCTGCTGGCCGCGCAGCTGTGTGTGGCGGCCTGGTTCGCCGCAGGCACCGAGCTGCGTCCCGGTCAGGTCACCGCCGGAACCGAGCGCGCGCTCGACGACATCGCCGCGATGTGGCTGCCCGTCAGCACCGTCGCCAACGTGCTGGTGGCCGTCCCGATCCTGTTGACCGCCAACGAGGGCCGGTTGCCGCGCTGGCTGGGCACGGCCGCGGCGGTGTTCACGGTGGAGCAGCTGATCGAGACGATCACGATCATCGGCCCACCGGGCAGCTTCATCTCCCCCGGCGGTCCGATGAACCAGTACCTGGGCGGGACCCTGACGGCGGCCTTCTTCTTCGCGCTCGGTATCGCGTTGGTGCTGCCCGGCGACCCGCCTGCCGCCCGCGACGACGAACCCGTCCCGGAGTCCGCGCCGGCCGACGAATCGCCGGTGGACTGATGGCCCCGCCCCGGCTGGTGCCACCGTGCACCGCGTCGACCTCCGAGGCGGACGGTCTGCGCGCCGAGGTCCGCCGGTTCCTGGCCGAACTGCGCGCGGCCGGCACGTTCACGCCGACACCGGACGCATGGCTGTGCGCGTGGGACGAGGACTTCACCGCCGCGCTGGCCGAACGCGGATGGCTCGGGATGACGGTGCCGGTCGCCTACGGCGGCCACGGCCGCTCGTTCCTGGAACGGTTCGTCGTGACCGAGGAACTGCTCGCCGCGGGTGCGCCGGTGGCCGCACACTGGATCGCCGACCGGCAGATCGTGCCGTCGCTGCTCAAGTACGGGACCGAGGCCCAGAAGACCGAGTTCCTGCCCAGGATCGCGCGCGGTCAGTGCTTCTTCGGCATCGGGATGAGCGAACCGGACGCCGGCTCCGACCTTGCCGCGGTGCGCACCCGCGCCGACCGGGTCGACGGCGGGTGGCAGCTGACGGGCACGAAGGTGTGGACCTCCGGCGCGCACCTCGCGCACGCGTTCATCGCGCTGGCACGCACCGCACCGCTTGACCCGCAGCACCGCCACGACGGCCTGAGCCAGTTCCTGGTGAACCTGCGCGGTCCCGGGGTGGAGGTGCGCCCGATCGTGTCGATGAACGGCTCCCACCACTTCAACGAGGTG contains:
- a CDS encoding excalibur calcium-binding domain-containing protein, coding for MILRFLFVVAATGAIALGAPATAGAVPFSNCTAARDAGYEDIPRGSEFYGPHLDRDNDGIGCES
- a CDS encoding GNAT family N-acetyltransferase is translated as MSADVQVRSARKADVKPLARVLGRAFRDDPVMAWMIPNEARRARALPRIFAAMTRYHFLAGEAVEIAARDGTVGAAALWDPPGRWKQTPREELRMMPAMLLAVGRHLGRGQEMVELMKQHHPEEPHWYLGVIGSDPDMRGTGLAHALMRSRLDRCDAARAPAYLESTKESNLPYYLRFGFEVTGELTIPGGGPQIWPMWRTPG
- a CDS encoding CBS domain-containing protein yields the protein MRISDVLRNKGAAVATITPETSVAGLLTELTVHNIGAMVVVSPDGLLGIVSERDVVRKLHDVGADLLHRPVSEIMTTLVATCTPEDSVDSLSALMTNNRVRHVPVVVDGRLAGIVSIGDVVKTRMEELERDHEHLQAYITQG
- a CDS encoding ribonuclease Z, whose translation is MIEVTLLGTGSPIPDARRAGPSTLVRAGGQTFLVDCGRGVLQRTAAVGLGADQITALLLTHLHSDHITDLGDVLITRWVSNFAPDLPPLPIIGPPGTAEVVDHVLWSLRLDIGYRMAHHADLTEPPQVEVEEVTAGVVWGRDEVRVSVGPTNHRPVAPTICFRVEHHGASVVLAGDTVPCVGLDELAAGAGALVHTVVRPDLIHALPVQRIRDICGYHSSVEEAAETATRAGVGILILTHYVPALQPGQEDEWRALAATKFDRQIELGDDLHRVEVHPGVCAKPAG
- a CDS encoding transglutaminase family protein; its protein translation is MWRMRVVHSTGYAYKSPVTASFNEARLTPRSDSRQNVILNRVETVPATRSYRYVDYWGTAVTAFDLHAPHTELEVTASSVVETDIPEEPQTKVTWADLVSEAVIDKYDEMVAPTHYVPASKRIERVGRRIAKYYEPAEAVIEAARWVQGELQYVPGTTGVHSSGVDALREGKGVCQDFAHLTLMLLRSMRIPSRYVSGYLHPHRDAEVGVTVDGQSHAWVQAWTGEWWHYDPTNDAQINEQYISVGVGRDYADVTPLKGIYSGEGSTDLDVIVEITRLA
- a CDS encoding alpha-E domain-containing protein; translated protein: MLARNAESLYWIGRYVERADDTARILDVTVHQLLEESSVDPDQASRTLLRVLGMEPPDVPLDVWSLTDIVAFSRGTEGSIVEAISAARENARGAREVTSTEIWECLNTTYNALAERERAAKRLGPHEFLSFVEGRAAMFAGLADSTLSRDDGYRFMVLGRALERVDMTVRLLLSRVGDSASSPAWVTLLRSAGAHDTYLRTYRGVLDAGRVVEFMLLDRLFPRSIFFSLRLAEHSLDELMNRPHSRLGATAEAQRLLGRARSELEFLQPGVLLDSLEERLADLQKTCFDVGEALALQYFHSAPWVAWTDAGRNSLVIEEGEI
- a CDS encoding circularly permuted type 2 ATP-grasp protein, coding for MTIECSHRERTGDTLATETLRTTRGATKPAKRHDGIFGGYNKLGSYAKAFDEMFDAQGNVRGPYKGIHKELAPADVSDLQARSEALDRAFIDQGITFSLSGQERPFPLDLVPRVISAAEWTRLERGIRQRVQALEMYLHDIYGDQEILRDGVIPRRLVTSCEHFHREAVGIVPPNGVRIHVAGIDLIRDEQGSFRVLEDNLRSPSGVSYVMENRRTMARVFPNLFATHRVRSVGDYSSHLLRALRNAAANNVADPTVVVLTPGVYNSAYFEHSLLARQMGVELVEGRDLFCRDNAVYMRTTEGERQVDVIYRRIDDDYLDPMQFKPDSVLGVAGILNAARAGNVVISSAVGNGVGDDKLVYTYVPTIIEYYLGEKPLLANVDTFRCWLDEEREEVLDRIDELVIKPVEGSGGYGIVFGPEASEKELATITKKIVADPRGWIAQPVMQLSTVPTQIGDKLAPRHVDLRPFAVNDGDDVWVLPGGLTRVALPDGSLVVNSSQGGGSKDTWVLASRTSVADRELGAAEVVRSLPKAAASKNATKNGKAEHTQDQQQQ
- the rpsT gene encoding 30S ribosomal protein S20, translated to MANIKSQEKRNRTNERRRLRNKSVKSSLHTAVRGFRAAVDSGDKEKAGELLTATNRKLDKAASKGVIHKNQAANRKSALARALNKI